A portion of the Krasilnikovia cinnamomea genome contains these proteins:
- a CDS encoding RICIN domain-containing protein, with amino-acid sequence MRSATTAPGKGRVPPASPAPSDTPRLGATEASYSFDTVFVVKNQVTGKALQASGARVSQEQITATSSQQWMLTANEDSSRLVSVATGQCLRVSDTGSGLEQHPCDGDDEERWDIYAAPSGGIALRSVENERCMGVRRATADGAPVVHTTCTWDPTDDQVWWMVRLA; translated from the coding sequence GTGCGGTCCGCCACCACGGCTCCGGGCAAGGGGCGGGTCCCTCCGGCGTCGCCCGCGCCGTCGGACACGCCACGTCTGGGCGCCACCGAAGCCTCCTATTCCTTCGACACCGTTTTCGTCGTCAAGAATCAGGTCACCGGCAAGGCGCTGCAGGCCAGCGGCGCCCGAGTCTCTCAGGAACAGATCACCGCGACTTCCAGCCAGCAGTGGATGCTGACGGCCAATGAGGACAGCAGCCGGCTCGTTTCCGTCGCCACCGGGCAGTGCCTGCGAGTGTCGGACACCGGCAGCGGACTGGAACAGCACCCGTGTGACGGCGACGATGAAGAACGCTGGGACATCTACGCCGCACCGTCCGGCGGGATCGCGCTACGCAGCGTGGAGAACGAACGCTGCATGGGGGTGCGGCGCGCGACCGCCGACGGAGCCCCGGTCGTGCACACGACCTGCACGTGGGATCCGACGGACGACCAGGTGTGGTGGATGGTCAGGCTGGCGTAG
- a CDS encoding type VII secretion system-associated protein: MSMQPYGVVTRDFVLLVDSGRRAEPGAGVSAAAIVGRWPVSGDGSIGPFRNSPDYRPRDDTSVTDAVDALLRLAGQSPTATGTLQMLLRVAPFDLAMNGDGRPLVTRSPDDVPCVVVVTSAAHRRRVNPPGWRRVDLVALVTLLADGVDVLFNPAGAMLFRLTGDFIRETMMMTDEDAATAFEALRLAAASGVDPWSPATPA, translated from the coding sequence ATGAGCATGCAACCGTACGGCGTCGTCACGAGGGACTTCGTGCTGTTGGTGGATTCCGGCCGGAGGGCGGAGCCGGGCGCCGGGGTGTCCGCCGCCGCGATCGTCGGCCGCTGGCCGGTCAGCGGGGATGGCAGCATCGGTCCGTTCCGGAACAGCCCCGACTACCGGCCACGGGACGACACGTCCGTGACCGACGCGGTCGATGCGCTCCTACGGCTGGCGGGGCAGTCGCCGACCGCGACAGGGACGTTGCAGATGCTGCTCCGTGTGGCCCCGTTCGACCTGGCCATGAACGGTGACGGGCGGCCGCTGGTCACCCGGTCACCCGACGACGTGCCGTGCGTCGTGGTCGTCACGAGCGCCGCGCACCGCCGCCGGGTCAACCCGCCCGGCTGGCGGCGTGTCGACCTCGTGGCACTGGTCACGCTGCTCGCCGACGGCGTGGACGTGCTGTTCAACCCGGCAGGGGCGATGCTGTTCCGGCTGACCGGTGATTTCATCCGCGAGACGATGATGATGACGGACGAGGACGCGGCGACTGCGTTCGAGGCGCTCCGCCTGGCCGCGGCCTCGGGGGTGGACCCGTGGTCGCCCGCTACGCCAGCCTGA